The DNA sequence AAGCAATATGTTACCTCCTGAAATGGTGGATATCGTATTATTCCATGTGAGGACTCCCATTCCCGAGGATCTCTGGGATTTGGAGAAAGGTTCGGAATTTCATTCACAACTGGCGCCTGTGGCCGCCTGGGCCATGCAACAAGAGAGTGAAATCCGATCTTTCATGTCTAAAGCGAAACATATTCTTACCGAAGCCCACTTCCCTGAAGAAAAGATTATTCCAACAATACGGGACAAAAGAGCGGGTGTTGCAAGAGATTTAATCCAGGAGAGCCAGGAAGGCTACCATGCGGTTGTGGTGGGCCGACGAGGATTCAGCAGGCTGAAAGAGCTCATACTGGGCAGTGTGGCCACAAAGCTCATCGAGCGCGCCTCCAACGTCCCGATCTGGGTAGTGGGCAAGACTCCCAAAACGGGCAAGATTCTTCTGGCCGTCGATGGTTCCGGCGAGGCGGTGCGGGCCTCGGACTATGTGGGCGCCCTGATGGGCGGCGCCGATGTCGAGATTACGTTGTTTCACGCCATCAAAGGCATCGGTATGACGGAAAAGAAATACAAAGAGCACTCCATAACGCAGATCGACGAGGAGTGGATGAAAAAGGCCGGCACGGCCACAGACCCCGTCTTTCACGATGTGAGAAATCGTCTGGTGGCTGCGGGACTGAATCCGAACAAGATAACCACAAAAGTCATGACGGGTGTCAGCAGCAGGGCCGGAGCCATCGTGGGAGAAGCGGAAGAAGGCGGCTACGGCACCATTGTCATGGGAAGACGCGGCAAACACAAAGTCCAGGAATTCAGCATGGGGCGTGTCACCAATAAGGTGATTCAACTGGCCCGGGAAATGGCTGTGTGGGTGATCAACTGATTCGACAAGCGTGAGATAACGAACCAAGCGAAGGGAGGTACCTATGCTTGTCAGAAATTGGATGTCGAGAAACGTGGTTACCGTCGAGGCCGACGATTCCATGGCCAAAGCCGGCCGCCTGATGAAAGAGAACAAAGTCAGCAGGCTTCCTGTTATGAAGAAAGGCAAGTTGGTAGGTATCGTGACCAACGGGGATATCAGAAGGGCTTCGGCTTCGGACGCCACTTCGTTGGAAATTCATGAACTGCTCTATCTGCTTTCCAAGATCAAGATCGGCAGCATCATGACGCCGGATCCCATCACAGTGCCACCCGACTATACGGTTGAAGAGGTTGCTCAAATCCTTCGAGAACGGGGCATTTCCGGCGTTCCCGTTGTCGAGACGGACGGCCGCCTGGTGGGAATCATCACCAAGAACGATCTCTTCAATGTCATCGTCTCATTGACCGGATTCGACAAGAAGGGGATTCAATTCGCCGTACGGATCGAAGACCGGCCGGGATCCATCAAGGAAGTTACGGATATCATTCGCAGTTATGGGGGACGGCTCGCGAGTATTCTGAGTTCCTACGAAAAAGTACCTGAAGGGTATCGCAATGTATTCATCCGTACCTACGACGTAGATCGCGCCAAGGTGGATTCATTGGTCAACGACTTGAGAGCCAAGATTACCCTGCGTTACTATGTGGATCATCGCGAAAACAAACGAATGATCTACGATGCCTGACAGGGAGGTTGAGCGCAGCTTTCATGAATGACGGCCCGGTTTGAGCCCTCTCCGGTTTCGGGCGGTCACCGGCAGGCCCGAAAAAGCGGATTTGCAGGCCGGGCGATCGGTCTCGGGTATTTGAATTTCAACGTGGGGAAAGGAGCTTTCCGCGGATGGGCATCTATCATCTGGACTATCTGTTCAATGCGACTTACATCGCCGACGTGGGGGCGAGTGAGAAGACCGGGACCATAGGTCACGCCGTCATGCAGAATCTCCTTAAGTCGGGGTACGAGGGAAGACTGTTTCCCATCAACCCTCACTACTCGAATGTGTTTTCCATCCCGGCTTACCACTCTCTAAAAGACCTCGAAGGCCCCATCGATCTGGCTGTGGTCGCCATACCCCTTACCCATGTTCCCGAACTCATCAAACAGTGCATCAAGGTGGAAGTAAAAGGGCTCGTTGTGATTTCCGCCGGAGGCAAGGAAATCGGCAGTAAAGGAAGGGAGATCGAAGAGGAGATCCGGCAGGAAGCCAAGAAGGGCGGTATTCGGATCATGGGACCCAATTGCCTTGGTTTCTTCTGCGCCGGGTCCAAAATCAACGCCAGCTTTGCCCTGGATTCCATTTTGCCCGGCAATATGGCGTTTATCTCCCAGAGCGGCGCCATTTGTACGGCCATTGCCGATCTCTCCGTACAAGAACAGATGGGGTTCAGTCACTACGTCAGCATCGGCTCCATGTTGGATATAGACTTCGGGGATCTGATCGACTATCTCGGCAACGATCCCCGCGTCAAAAGCATCATCCTGTATGTGGAGAGCCTGACCAATTTCCGCAAATTCATGAGCGCGGCCCGAGCCGTTTCCAGAGTGAAACCCATCGTGGTGTTAAAAGCCGGAAAAAGCGCGGCGGGAGCGCGGGCGGCCGCTTCGCACACCGGGGCCATGGCCGGAGAAGACGCCGTGTATACCGCCGCTTTCAGGCGCGCCGGCATCCTGCGGGTCGACACCATTGAAGAGTTGTTCGATTGCGCCGAACTGCTGGCCAAACAGCCCCGGCCGCTGGGTCCGAGGCTCGCCATTATCACCAATGCGGGGGGACCGGGTGTCATGGCTGCCGACGCCTTGTCGTCCTATGGCATCGAACCGCATGCCCTTGGACCGGATACGAAACAAAAGCTGGACGAATTCCTCCCCCCCTTCTGGAGCCGAAACAATCCCATCGATATTCTAGGCGACGCTTCGCCGCAGCGATATCGACAGGCCCTGGACGTGTGTGTATCGTCCTCGGATTTCGACGCCATCCTGATTATGATGGTTCCCCAGGCACTGACGGATGCGGCGGCCGTGGCCGCCGAGCTGACGAAAACGCTCGGGGATCGAAGGCATCTGTTGCTCACTGTTTGTATGGGCGGCGCGTCCATGGTTAAGGCTCGGGAGATCTACAACAAGGCGGGCATCCCCACCTTCGAAACTCCGGAACGCGCCGTACGGGCGTTCATGCACATGGTCTCGTATACTCGAAATCTCGAGATGCTTCAGGAAATCCCTCCGTCGCTTCCCCGTTCTCTGACATTCGATGTTTCAAAGGGCAATCGTGTCGTCCATGCGGCTTTGGATCGTCCCAACCATCTGCTCACCGAGACGGAGTCGAAAACGCTCTTGGCGGCGTACGGTATTCCCGTCAATCCGACCAAAGAGGCCGCCAGTGAGGACGAAGCGGTCCAGTTGGCCGAGACCTTGGGATACCCCCTCGTGATGAAGGTCAATTCCCGCGATATCACTCATAAATCCGACGCCCATGGAGTCATCCTGAACCTGAAAAACACCGAGGATATTCGATCGGCCTACCGAGCGATCATGTCGGCCGCCCACGATTATAATCCCAAAGCCGAATTGCTGGGAGTGACATTGCAGCCCATGTTGCAGCGCATCGAGCATGAACTGCTCGTGGGCGGCATCAGGGACAAGGACTTCGGACCGGTCATTCTGTTCGGTTCAGGAGGAACCCTGACGGAAATTCTCAGAGACCGCTCCCTCGCTCTACCGCCCCTCAACCGGTTGTTGGCTCGCAGGCTTATCGAAGACACCCGGGCCTACGTTTTCCTCAAAGGGTACCGCAACCGCCCGCCGGCCAATCTGGATCTATTGGAGGAGGTCTTGATACGCGTTTCCCAACTGGTCACCGATCTCCCTGAAGTCGCCGAACTCGACATCAATCCATTGGTGGTGTCCGGAGATCGGATGTATGCCGTCGATGCGCGGGTAGTTGTGAAATCTTCGGACGTTTCTTCGCCCTATCATATGGTGATCAGTCCTTACCCGAATGAATATGAAACCTACTGGCATATGAAGGACGGCACGGAAGTGTTTATCCGCCCCATCAAACCCGAGGATGCGCCTCTGCTGGAGAAATTGTTTTCTTCCCTGTCTCCTAAAAGCATCTATTTTCGATTCTTCAGTCCATTGAAGCACCTGCCTAAAGATATGCTGGCGCGCTTCACACAGATCGATTACGACCGCGACATGGCTTTTGTGGCCAGCCACACACTGGGTGGAGAGGAGCGCTTTCTTGGCGTCGGACGTTTGATGAGTCTTCCGGATTTCACAACAGCCGAATTCGCTATAGTAGTAGGGGACCCCTGGCAAGGCAAAGGCCTTGGCGCCCAGTTGCTGAGTCTCGTGATATCCATTGCCGCAAAGCGTGGCATAAAGAAGCTGGGAGGAAGAGTGCTGGCTGAAAACACGACCATGTTGTCCCTGTGCCACAAAACCGGATTCACGGTTAACAGAATACCGGATACGGGCGAGTATGAAGTGGAAAAGCGCCTGAGCTAAGCCCGGTCTGTTGCGGTTACGGAATCTTTCCGCGACTCCCATTCCGGCAAGACCTCGGTGCACTCCAATTCCGCATGTGTGAACCATCCTCACGGGGCATCCACTTTCCCGTGCGCATGAACCCTTGTCTGCCGGACGAGGAACGGAGCGCCGTGCATTCCCAACGCCATCGGCTATAAAGCGCCATCACGAACAACGCGCGCGGAGGCGGACTCCTCCCGTGGTTGACTCATACGTGCTCGTGGGATACAGTTTCAGCATCACATATGACTCCTGAAGCGAGACTCCGATACGGATTCCAACGGGTGACCGAAAGGAATCCGCATGCGTCCGCTGGGGGAGGCCACAAAGCATTTTGCCGATTGCGAGGGCATTAAGATGATGATTCGCAAGTTTGTGACGATCTTGGAAGAATGTTGCATGGAATCCGGTCAACTCGTAGACCCACCCACACGGCGCGCCGCCGCCGCTGCGGTTGTGATGAATCCCTATATGGATGAATACGAGGAGGAGGTAGCGCCGCGCCTGGCTTTTGAGGGAGATTTGGGAATTCTGCTTACCCGAAAATGCACGGACATTCTCGGCATCGGTCCCGGGCAAGCTGAATGTTGCGGCACAGCCGCCCTGGTGGGCTCCCAAGGCGAACTCGAACACGCATCGAGCATTCTGAGAAGCAACGTGTGCAAACCCGTCGGCGAAATTGCCGGCGATGCGAAACCCGCCGCCCCATCCACTAAGAAACTGGGCATTCCGGGATCTGAAATCGATGTTCCTTTGCACCGCAGGAACCCCTCGGACGTTCGGGCGTTTTTCGACAGCATGCTGGTTCGAATACCGGATGCGCCTCGTGAAGACGAAATCGTGGTGGTTCTCGCCATGTCCATCACCAACCGTCCCTGAAACAAAATCCCCGCTCCGGAAAGCAAGAACCGGGAAGGGAGACCTTTACCTTCGCTATTCGTGGCGAGTAAAGCGAAACCGACAGAACCGGAAAGGACCTCTGATTGCATATGGAACCACTGACGCCGGAAGAGATTGATGGGATGGAGCGCCGCCTGCAGGCGGGCGAGAACGTATCCCTCGAGGAGGCGCGCCGGCTCCTGCTCAGCCTGCGAATAGCCCTGGGAAACAACAGCGCCGGCCCTTCCGCCGAGGAATCGGTGCGCCGGCGTACTCCCCCTCGAAAGACAACGTTGGCGGAA is a window from the Deltaproteobacteria bacterium genome containing:
- a CDS encoding CBS domain-containing protein; protein product: MLVRNWMSRNVVTVEADDSMAKAGRLMKENKVSRLPVMKKGKLVGIVTNGDIRRASASDATSLEIHELLYLLSKIKIGSIMTPDPITVPPDYTVEEVAQILRERGISGVPVVETDGRLVGIITKNDLFNVIVSLTGFDKKGIQFAVRIEDRPGSIKEVTDIIRSYGGRLASILSSYEKVPEGYRNVFIRTYDVDRAKVDSLVNDLRAKITLRYYVDHRENKRMIYDA
- a CDS encoding universal stress protein — encoded protein: MGREYKKVLICVDGSDSALETIQYVSNMLPPEMVDIVLFHVRTPIPEDLWDLEKGSEFHSQLAPVAAWAMQQESEIRSFMSKAKHILTEAHFPEEKIIPTIRDKRAGVARDLIQESQEGYHAVVVGRRGFSRLKELILGSVATKLIERASNVPIWVVGKTPKTGKILLAVDGSGEAVRASDYVGALMGGADVEITLFHAIKGIGMTEKKYKEHSITQIDEEWMKKAGTATDPVFHDVRNRLVAAGLNPNKITTKVMTGVSSRAGAIVGEAEEGGYGTIVMGRRGKHKVQEFSMGRVTNKVIQLAREMAVWVIN
- a CDS encoding bifunctional acetate--CoA ligase family protein/GNAT family N-acetyltransferase, with product MGIYHLDYLFNATYIADVGASEKTGTIGHAVMQNLLKSGYEGRLFPINPHYSNVFSIPAYHSLKDLEGPIDLAVVAIPLTHVPELIKQCIKVEVKGLVVISAGGKEIGSKGREIEEEIRQEAKKGGIRIMGPNCLGFFCAGSKINASFALDSILPGNMAFISQSGAICTAIADLSVQEQMGFSHYVSIGSMLDIDFGDLIDYLGNDPRVKSIILYVESLTNFRKFMSAARAVSRVKPIVVLKAGKSAAGARAAASHTGAMAGEDAVYTAAFRRAGILRVDTIEELFDCAELLAKQPRPLGPRLAIITNAGGPGVMAADALSSYGIEPHALGPDTKQKLDEFLPPFWSRNNPIDILGDASPQRYRQALDVCVSSSDFDAILIMMVPQALTDAAAVAAELTKTLGDRRHLLLTVCMGGASMVKAREIYNKAGIPTFETPERAVRAFMHMVSYTRNLEMLQEIPPSLPRSLTFDVSKGNRVVHAALDRPNHLLTETESKTLLAAYGIPVNPTKEAASEDEAVQLAETLGYPLVMKVNSRDITHKSDAHGVILNLKNTEDIRSAYRAIMSAAHDYNPKAELLGVTLQPMLQRIEHELLVGGIRDKDFGPVILFGSGGTLTEILRDRSLALPPLNRLLARRLIEDTRAYVFLKGYRNRPPANLDLLEEVLIRVSQLVTDLPEVAELDINPLVVSGDRMYAVDARVVVKSSDVSSPYHMVISPYPNEYETYWHMKDGTEVFIRPIKPEDAPLLEKLFSSLSPKSIYFRFFSPLKHLPKDMLARFTQIDYDRDMAFVASHTLGGEERFLGVGRLMSLPDFTTAEFAIVVGDPWQGKGLGAQLLSLVISIAAKRGIKKLGGRVLAENTTMLSLCHKTGFTVNRIPDTGEYEVEKRLS
- a CDS encoding amino acid synthesis family protein, which translates into the protein MRPLGEATKHFADCEGIKMMIRKFVTILEECCMESGQLVDPPTRRAAAAAVVMNPYMDEYEEEVAPRLAFEGDLGILLTRKCTDILGIGPGQAECCGTAALVGSQGELEHASSILRSNVCKPVGEIAGDAKPAAPSTKKLGIPGSEIDVPLHRRNPSDVRAFFDSMLVRIPDAPREDEIVVVLAMSITNRP